A genomic stretch from Thermomonospora umbrina includes:
- a CDS encoding PucR family transcriptional regulator, whose protein sequence is MRPHLDAVADDMITEIQARVREYDRPPDARSSGALRTAVERVLHHFVERVADPDGDPHSVIDFFHAIGRGEAGEGRSLDAMQSALRVGGLVAWRRISAGAVQLNVSPATLGAIGEALLSYQDELAAAAAAGHAQAQAAVAGETQRRRQRLLGLLLAVPPSTPESIADQAAVARWAVPRTVAAVALGEHRHDPLHPGFPSDILADLTRPTPSLVVPDPDGPGRAKLVDRALTNCLAAVGPTVPIAEAGRSMEWARRALALAERGIIPTTGRTGVIRSVEHMSTLILFQDEELLSTLARLRLAPLAHLRASQQDRLAETLLAWLQSGRNANEVAMRLHVHPQTVRYRLRQLEELFGDRLLDPDLRFDLEIVLRARSLTDRGPEHLMPPARRAVSGDVVTLRR, encoded by the coding sequence ATGCGACCGCATCTGGACGCGGTGGCCGACGACATGATCACCGAGATCCAGGCCCGGGTCCGCGAGTACGACCGGCCCCCCGACGCCCGTTCCTCCGGCGCCCTGCGGACGGCCGTCGAGAGGGTGCTGCACCACTTCGTCGAACGGGTCGCCGACCCCGACGGCGACCCCCACTCCGTCATCGACTTCTTCCACGCCATCGGCCGAGGCGAGGCCGGCGAGGGCCGCAGCCTCGACGCCATGCAGTCGGCGCTGCGCGTCGGCGGGCTGGTCGCCTGGCGGCGGATCTCCGCCGGGGCCGTTCAGCTCAACGTGTCGCCGGCGACCCTCGGGGCGATCGGCGAGGCGCTGCTGTCGTACCAGGACGAGCTGGCCGCCGCCGCCGCGGCGGGGCACGCGCAGGCGCAGGCCGCCGTCGCCGGGGAGACGCAGCGCCGTCGCCAGCGGCTCCTCGGCCTGCTGCTGGCGGTGCCGCCGTCGACGCCCGAGTCGATCGCCGACCAGGCCGCCGTCGCCCGCTGGGCCGTTCCCCGTACGGTGGCGGCCGTGGCGCTGGGCGAGCACCGTCACGACCCGCTGCATCCGGGTTTCCCGTCCGACATCCTCGCCGACCTCACCCGACCCACGCCGAGCCTCGTCGTCCCGGATCCGGACGGGCCCGGGCGCGCCAAGCTGGTCGACCGCGCCCTGACCAACTGCCTGGCGGCGGTGGGTCCCACCGTGCCGATCGCGGAGGCCGGCCGTTCCATGGAGTGGGCGCGCCGCGCCCTGGCGCTGGCCGAGCGCGGGATCATCCCCACCACCGGCCGGACCGGCGTGATCCGCAGTGTGGAGCACATGTCCACGCTGATCCTCTTCCAGGACGAGGAGCTGCTGTCGACGCTGGCCCGGCTGCGGCTGGCCCCGCTGGCGCACCTGCGCGCCTCCCAACAGGACCGGCTCGCCGAGACCCTGCTGGCCTGGCTGCAGTCCGGACGCAACGCCAACGAGGTCGCGATGCGGCTGCACGTCCACCCGCAGACCGTCCGCTACCGGCTCCGCCAGCTCGAGGAGCTGTTCGGCGACCGGCTCCTCGACCCCGACCTGCGCTTCGACCTGGAGATCGTCCTCCGCGCCCGCAGCCTGACCGACCGGGGCCCCGAGCACCTGATGCCGCCGGCCCGCCGGGCGGTCTCGGGCGACGTCGTGACCCTGCGCCGCTAG
- the pqqE gene encoding pyrroloquinoline quinone biosynthesis protein PqqE, protein MAAVNPPWAMLAELTHACPLRCPYCSNPTELTARSRELDTAAWVRIFAEAGALGVRHAHLSGGEPLLRRDLPELVAAASGAGIYTQLVTSGLGLTGRRLAGLTAAGLRSVQLSVQAADAATSDRIAGRRSFDAKREAAAVIRASGLPLGLNVVLHRHNLDAIDAIIALGVDWGAERIELANTQFYGWGLTNRRALLPTRDQLTRARERVEHWRGRTRAELIWVVPDHFEGVAKPCMGGWGAVSLTVAPDGRVLPCPAAYGLPLELPHALEHPLSWIWSESPAFNAYRGTDWMPEPCAGCPRKEIDFGGCRCQAHALTGDAARTDPACSLAPDHRLITALATEPAAEEFVYRAHADRIG, encoded by the coding sequence ATGGCTGCGGTGAACCCGCCCTGGGCCATGCTGGCCGAGCTGACCCACGCCTGCCCGCTGCGCTGCCCCTACTGCTCCAACCCCACCGAGCTGACCGCCCGTTCCCGCGAGCTGGACACGGCCGCCTGGGTGCGGATCTTCGCGGAGGCCGGCGCGCTCGGCGTCCGCCACGCCCATCTGTCCGGCGGCGAGCCGCTGCTCCGGCGCGATCTGCCCGAGCTCGTCGCCGCCGCGTCCGGGGCGGGCATCTACACGCAACTGGTCACCAGCGGTCTCGGTCTGACCGGTCGGCGGTTGGCCGGGTTGACCGCCGCCGGTCTGCGCAGCGTCCAACTGTCCGTCCAGGCCGCGGACGCGGCCACCTCGGACCGCATCGCCGGACGCCGCTCGTTCGACGCCAAACGCGAGGCCGCCGCCGTGATCCGCGCCTCCGGCCTGCCGCTCGGCCTCAACGTCGTGCTGCACCGCCACAACCTGGACGCCATCGACGCGATCATCGCGCTCGGCGTGGACTGGGGCGCGGAGCGCATCGAGCTGGCCAACACCCAGTTCTACGGCTGGGGTCTGACCAACCGGCGGGCGCTGCTACCCACCCGCGATCAATTGACCCGGGCCCGCGAGCGCGTCGAGCACTGGCGCGGGCGCACCCGGGCCGAGCTGATCTGGGTCGTGCCCGATCACTTCGAGGGTGTGGCCAAGCCCTGCATGGGCGGCTGGGGGGCGGTCTCCCTCACCGTGGCCCCCGACGGCCGGGTGCTGCCCTGCCCGGCGGCGTACGGTCTGCCGCTGGAGCTGCCCCATGCCCTGGAGCATCCGCTGAGCTGGATCTGGTCGGAGTCGCCCGCGTTCAACGCCTACCGCGGCACGGACTGGATGCCCGAACCCTGCGCGGGCTGCCCGCGCAAGGAGATCGACTTCGGCGGCTGCCGCTGCCAGGCCCACGCGCTGACCGGCGACGCCGCCCGCACGGACCCGGCCTGCTCCCTGGCCCCCGACCACCGCCTCATCACCGCCCTGGCCACCGAGCCGGCCGCCGAGGAGTTCGTCTACCGCGCGCACGCCGACCGGATCGGCTGA
- the pqqD gene encoding pyrroloquinoline quinone biosynthesis peptide chaperone PqqD produces the protein MSWRPALAPAVQLSHCPVREARLLIVPERIIVLNTQAAAIVDLCDGSRTDVEIVSAFPPEHAGEVSDFLADIREHGWLR, from the coding sequence ATGAGCTGGCGACCGGCGCTGGCACCCGCCGTCCAGCTCAGCCACTGCCCGGTGCGCGAGGCCCGGCTGTTGATCGTCCCCGAGCGCATCATCGTGCTCAACACGCAGGCCGCCGCCATCGTCGATCTGTGCGACGGCAGCCGTACCGACGTCGAGATCGTCTCGGCCTTCCCTCCCGAACACGCCGGCGAGGTCTCGGACTTCCTGGCCGACATCCGGGAGCACGGATGGCTGCGGTGA
- the pqqC gene encoding pyrroloquinoline-quinone synthase PqqC — translation MDFEAELRAVPERRYHHLHPFNRRMHAGTLSKEELRGWILNRFHYQRHIPIKDALILAKLDRPERRRMWIHRITDHDGGVEGEGGIERWLRLGEAAGLTRDELWSGEGVVPGVRLAVDGYVNLCRHGTALEAVAASLTELFAPDLMRVRIAAFERHYPWIDPEGLRYFRVRVEQGARDGGQALPLVLSWARTPDQRRAALDALAYKCQVLWTMLDAIEEACR, via the coding sequence ATGGACTTCGAAGCCGAATTGCGCGCCGTACCCGAACGCCGTTATCACCACCTGCACCCGTTCAATCGGCGCATGCACGCCGGAACGCTCTCCAAGGAGGAGCTGCGCGGTTGGATCCTCAATCGGTTCCACTATCAGCGGCACATCCCGATCAAGGACGCGCTGATCCTGGCCAAGCTGGACAGGCCCGAGCGGCGCAGGATGTGGATCCATCGGATCACCGACCACGACGGAGGCGTCGAGGGTGAGGGCGGCATCGAGCGCTGGCTGCGGCTGGGCGAGGCGGCGGGGCTGACGCGCGACGAACTGTGGTCGGGCGAGGGTGTCGTTCCCGGGGTGCGGCTGGCCGTGGACGGCTACGTCAACCTCTGCCGGCACGGCACGGCGCTGGAGGCCGTCGCCGCCTCGCTGACCGAGCTGTTCGCACCGGACCTGATGAGGGTCAGGATCGCCGCGTTCGAGAGGCACTACCCGTGGATCGACCCCGAGGGCCTGCGCTACTTCCGGGTCCGCGTCGAGCAGGGCGCCCGCGACGGCGGGCAGGCGCTGCCTCTCGTCCTGTCCTGGGCCCGCACCCCCGACCAGCGGCGGGCCGCGCTGGACGCGCTGGCCTACAAGTGCCAGGTGCTGTGGACCATGCTCGACGCCATCGAGGAGGCGTGCCGATGA
- the pqqB gene encoding pyrroloquinoline quinone biosynthesis protein PqqB has translation MRVQVLGTAAGGGLPQWNCGCRECDGARADASRRRRHASLAVEVAPGRVYLVNATPDVAEQLERCPWTRPRGRRSPLAGVILTDAELDHTLGLARLREADELEVMAASAVRRAAGDALGMLAAYVTLRWREPGPLGEDVTATLEPISDKRPRYAEHMNGEGWVSALRLTAGGRSLLYAPAMGVWPDGFGEDADVVFVDGTFYHEDEPQRLGISQRGATGMGHLPVEATRARLAALSARCFYIHLNNTNPLNDPAGRLHTGLGVEVATEGMVLEL, from the coding sequence GTGCGGGTGCAGGTTCTCGGCACCGCCGCAGGCGGCGGCCTTCCGCAATGGAACTGCGGATGCCGCGAATGCGACGGGGCGCGCGCCGACGCGTCCCGTCGCAGGAGGCACGCGTCGCTGGCCGTCGAGGTGGCCCCCGGCCGGGTCTACCTGGTCAACGCCACTCCGGACGTGGCCGAACAGCTCGAACGCTGCCCGTGGACGAGGCCGCGAGGACGCCGTTCGCCGCTGGCGGGGGTCATCCTCACCGACGCCGAACTGGACCACACGCTGGGTCTGGCCCGGCTGCGCGAGGCCGACGAGCTGGAGGTCATGGCCGCCTCGGCGGTGCGACGGGCGGCCGGCGACGCGCTCGGGATGTTGGCCGCGTACGTGACCCTGCGGTGGCGGGAGCCCGGCCCGCTCGGCGAGGACGTCACCGCGACGTTGGAGCCGATCTCCGACAAGCGACCCCGCTACGCGGAGCACATGAACGGGGAGGGCTGGGTCAGCGCACTTCGCCTCACCGCCGGCGGGCGGAGCCTGCTGTACGCCCCCGCCATGGGCGTATGGCCCGACGGCTTCGGCGAGGACGCCGACGTGGTCTTCGTCGACGGCACCTTTTACCACGAGGACGAGCCGCAACGCCTCGGCATTTCGCAGCGCGGCGCCACCGGGATGGGGCACCTGCCGGTCGAGGCCACCCGGGCGCGCCTGGCCGCGCTGTCGGCCCGCTGTTTCTACATCCATCTGAACAACACCAACCCGCTCAACGACCCGGCCGGCCGGCTTCACACGGGCCTGGGCGTGGAGGTGGCCACCGAAGGAATGGTCCTGGAACTGTGA
- the pqqA gene encoding pyrroloquinoline quinone precursor peptide PqqA: protein MNERNHLEFPEPAHREPPPRNSEGHGRPGDLSTWHKPAYEVVETSMEITGYYLTGR from the coding sequence ATGAATGAGCGCAACCACCTGGAGTTCCCAGAGCCCGCCCATCGCGAGCCGCCGCCCCGGAACTCCGAGGGGCACGGGCGCCCGGGTGACCTGAGCACCTGGCACAAGCCCGCCTACGAAGTGGTCGAAACGTCAATGGAGATCACGGGCTACTACCTGACCGGCCGATAG
- a CDS encoding PQQ-binding-like beta-propeller repeat protein yields the protein MSDANTRPGRRAFLLGAAATGTVALSPGGEGRASTAARSVPAQPPSFGTTEDSPKVGGDPANQNHSRLSRITRHNVGELGGAWHLNLEGGGETIAYQQSTCVVQNGVLYVQTTEQHVFAIDAKTGRIKWKTYLGDSPSLMRGVALGEGKVFSAAGDGSLYALDQDTGAPVWKRTLIPEAAASKGYLGLSGACVYHDGLVYIGSNGSQLGMRGRAYAVHAGSGEVAWTFWSCPGEGEFGNDTWEGDSWKTGGAVPWIHPAIDPDLGLVYWTFGNPYPRTDGSTRGGDNLFANSIVALDAKTGLRRWHFQSVHHDIWDYDNVCAPVLADIDVEGRTRHVVIYGGKTSHYYILDRRTGRPIRPVTETPVPQDAKQKTAATQPIPSGRSIIEHAPNFNDSTRPVPFYPAGPIFTPPTGRYTIIFPGASGGADWSYMSFNPATGWFYTGYGLVNTAFSNTRDEFANTVRPFGQYYDGGIAAIDPATNTPVWTHKLGWALSNGNAILSTAGRLLFQGHPDGTLNAMNDATGEVLWTFQCGAGIATAPISYEVDGEQYIAVFAGGGGLPYTDIPKGDHLWAFKLGGDIPPAKAPKPPNKRKDVLSAPVEGSKVNNSIILGRVWDDKNQKPGGKEDLVAQNAMSPTHLRIPAGTRVTFTNPRGNTSAHGAVSFWENEFDTGTLLPGGSHGHTFTTKGEFFYNDPIHPQSTGKIVVY from the coding sequence ATGAGCGATGCGAACACCCGACCCGGCAGGCGTGCGTTCCTGCTCGGAGCCGCCGCGACGGGAACGGTGGCGTTGTCCCCCGGGGGCGAGGGTCGCGCGAGCACGGCCGCCCGGTCCGTTCCGGCGCAGCCGCCCTCGTTCGGAACGACGGAGGACAGCCCCAAGGTGGGCGGCGATCCGGCCAACCAGAACCATTCGAGGCTCTCGCGGATCACCAGGCACAACGTCGGGGAGCTGGGCGGCGCCTGGCACCTGAACCTGGAGGGCGGCGGCGAGACCATCGCCTACCAGCAGAGCACCTGTGTGGTGCAGAACGGTGTTCTGTACGTGCAGACCACCGAACAGCACGTCTTCGCCATCGACGCCAAGACCGGCCGGATCAAGTGGAAGACCTACCTGGGCGACAGCCCCAGCCTCATGCGCGGTGTCGCGCTCGGCGAGGGAAAGGTCTTCTCCGCCGCCGGGGACGGCAGCCTGTACGCGCTCGACCAGGACACCGGCGCGCCGGTGTGGAAACGCACCCTCATCCCCGAGGCCGCCGCGTCCAAGGGCTACCTCGGTCTCTCGGGAGCCTGTGTCTACCACGACGGGCTGGTCTACATCGGGTCGAACGGCAGCCAGCTCGGGATGCGCGGGCGCGCCTACGCGGTCCACGCCGGCAGCGGCGAGGTGGCCTGGACCTTCTGGTCATGCCCCGGCGAGGGCGAATTCGGGAACGACACGTGGGAGGGCGACTCCTGGAAGACCGGCGGAGCCGTCCCCTGGATCCACCCGGCGATCGACCCCGATCTCGGCCTGGTCTATTGGACGTTCGGCAATCCTTATCCGCGCACCGACGGCTCGACTCGCGGCGGGGACAATCTGTTCGCGAACTCCATCGTGGCCCTGGACGCCAAGACCGGCCTGCGCAGGTGGCATTTCCAGTCGGTCCACCATGACATCTGGGATTACGACAACGTCTGCGCGCCGGTGCTCGCCGACATCGACGTCGAGGGCCGGACGCGACACGTGGTCATCTATGGCGGCAAGACGAGCCACTACTACATTCTCGACCGACGGACGGGCCGGCCGATCCGGCCGGTGACCGAGACGCCCGTGCCGCAGGACGCGAAGCAGAAGACCGCCGCGACCCAGCCGATCCCGTCCGGCAGATCGATCATCGAGCACGCGCCGAACTTCAACGACTCCACCCGTCCGGTGCCGTTCTATCCGGCCGGGCCGATCTTCACGCCCCCGACCGGTCGGTACACCATCATCTTTCCCGGCGCGAGCGGCGGCGCGGACTGGTCCTACATGAGCTTCAACCCGGCCACCGGCTGGTTCTACACGGGCTATGGGCTGGTCAACACCGCCTTTTCCAACACCCGCGATGAGTTCGCCAACACCGTCCGTCCCTTCGGGCAGTACTACGACGGCGGGATCGCGGCGATCGACCCGGCGACCAACACGCCGGTCTGGACGCACAAGCTCGGCTGGGCGCTGTCCAACGGCAACGCCATCCTGTCCACTGCCGGCCGGCTGCTGTTCCAGGGCCACCCCGACGGGACGCTCAACGCGATGAACGACGCGACCGGCGAAGTGCTGTGGACCTTCCAATGCGGCGCGGGCATCGCCACCGCGCCCATCTCCTATGAGGTGGACGGTGAACAGTACATCGCCGTCTTCGCCGGCGGCGGCGGACTGCCGTACACGGACATTCCCAAAGGCGACCATCTGTGGGCCTTCAAACTGGGCGGTGACATCCCACCGGCCAAGGCCCCGAAGCCGCCGAACAAACGCAAGGACGTACTATCAGCCCCCGTCGAGGGCTCGAAGGTGAATAACTCCATTATTCTGGGCCGGGTCTGGGACGACAAGAACCAAAAGCCCGGCGGCAAGGAAGACCTCGTGGCTCAGAACGCCATGTCACCGACCCATCTACGGATCCCCGCCGGCACCCGCGTGACGTTCACCAACCCGCGAGGCAACACCTCCGCGCACGGCGCGGTCTCCTTCTGGGAGAACGAGTTCGACACCGGAACCCTGCTGCCGGGCGGATCCCACGGCCACACATTCACCACCAAGGGCGAGTTCTTCTACAACGACCCCATCCATCCCCAGTCCACCGGCAAGATCGTCGTCTACTGA